Proteins encoded by one window of Dryocola sp. LX212:
- the yahO gene encoding DUF1471 family periplasmic protein YahO, producing MKIAKMIITALALTTVSFGAISAELLTKEALKEHPEMYTKVGTIVTDGEMAPSDAKEELAKKADEKGGDFFVVTSADTDRKIHATADVYKKK from the coding sequence ATGAAGATAGCAAAAATGATTATTACAGCCCTGGCATTAACCACCGTTTCTTTCGGCGCAATTTCCGCCGAACTGCTGACCAAGGAAGCGCTGAAAGAGCATCCTGAGATGTACACTAAAGTAGGCACCATCGTGACCGACGGTGAAATGGCCCCAAGCGACGCTAAAGAAGAATTAGCGAAAAAAGCAGATGAAAAAGGCGGCGACTTCTTCGTTGTGACCTCTGCCGACACCGATCGTAAAATTCACGCGACCGCTGACGTTTATAAGAAAAAGTAA
- a CDS encoding colicin-like pore-forming protein, with amino-acid sequence MTKDSTDLFTYDPKSGTYRSMKNFANAGTIQSLKITGPYTYRLYLDLFNNKAIDITINNGDPNNIAVKLNNWKGPKDNTTGGIKKLIKEFIDFKQTEEKNFLSQASDAIISVGGEVSKVLGDKYKNLANEITADIKNFQGKKIRDINSAMVTLNKVLSNPKMKTTAGDKTALKNAWVHLNAKDMAYKYGFLGKAFSSVDIIMKVEKIRQKSRVAIDTGDWNPVLLEVESWVLSGIATGLALSILVSLSMFLATTLGLSAMAVTVLGIIGIALAVSFIDDKLADKINKWLIAPAY; translated from the coding sequence GTGACTAAAGACAGCACCGATTTATTTACCTATGATCCAAAATCCGGAACATATAGATCAATGAAAAATTTTGCTAATGCAGGCACAATTCAAAGCCTCAAAATCACGGGGCCTTATACATACAGACTGTATCTTGATTTGTTCAACAATAAGGCTATTGATATCACCATAAATAATGGTGACCCCAATAACATTGCGGTGAAATTAAACAACTGGAAGGGGCCCAAAGATAATACCACAGGCGGCATAAAGAAATTAATAAAAGAATTTATTGATTTTAAACAAACAGAAGAAAAGAACTTCTTATCTCAAGCTAGTGATGCTATTATTTCGGTCGGAGGCGAGGTCAGTAAAGTGCTTGGTGATAAATACAAAAACTTGGCAAATGAAATTACTGCTGATATTAAAAATTTCCAGGGAAAGAAAATCAGGGATATTAATTCTGCAATGGTTACCTTAAATAAGGTATTGTCTAATCCGAAAATGAAAACAACTGCCGGTGATAAGACCGCACTGAAGAATGCCTGGGTTCACCTGAATGCTAAGGATATGGCTTACAAGTACGGTTTTCTCGGTAAAGCCTTTTCCTCAGTTGATATCATAATGAAGGTAGAGAAAATCAGACAAAAGTCCCGGGTGGCTATTGATACAGGTGACTGGAATCCTGTATTGCTCGAAGTGGAGTCTTGGGTACTGAGTGGTATAGCCACAGGGCTAGCATTGAGCATTCTTGTATCACTTTCCATGTTCCTCGCCACAACACTTGGCCTGTCTGCAATGGCGGTCACTGTCCTGGGGATAATTGGGATTGCGCTGGCGGTATCGTTTATTGATGACAAACTTGCTGACAAGATTAACAAATGGCTCATTGCTCCCGCTTATTAA
- a CDS encoding beta-galactosidase trimerization domain-containing protein has translation MVNEEFAARGNEFVAAGGIFIATYWSGIVNEDDLCYTGGFPGPLREVLGIWSEEIDSLYDGETNQIALTGEGWEQSGREYACLELCDLIHAETALVLGVYQQDFYRQIGDKHGIAGCASMRIPKGAVATVRQNDGNTFIFMRNYSDSAMTLELAEENRALEPLLNVGGLKGHQYSLPAFGVEVFLAKG, from the coding sequence ATGGTGAACGAAGAGTTTGCCGCACGAGGGAACGAGTTTGTTGCCGCGGGCGGCATCTTTATTGCCACCTACTGGTCGGGGATCGTGAACGAAGATGACCTCTGTTACACCGGCGGCTTTCCCGGCCCACTGCGTGAAGTGCTGGGTATCTGGTCCGAAGAGATCGACAGCCTGTACGACGGTGAAACAAATCAAATCGCCCTTACGGGGGAAGGCTGGGAGCAGTCGGGCCGTGAATATGCCTGCCTTGAGCTTTGCGATCTGATTCATGCTGAAACCGCACTGGTGCTTGGCGTCTATCAGCAGGATTTCTACCGACAGATTGGGGATAAGCATGGAATTGCTGGCTGTGCCTCAATGAGGATCCCGAAAGGCGCGGTCGCTACGGTAAGACAGAATGACGGAAATACATTTATTTTCATGCGGAACTATAGCGATAGCGCGATGACGCTCGAGCTGGCAGAAGAGAACCGTGCTCTTGAACCGCTGCTGAACGTCGGCGGGTTGAAGGGGCATCAGTATTCGCTTCCGGCATTTGGAGTGGAAGTGTTTTTAGCGAAAGGATAA
- a CDS encoding amidohydrolase family protein, whose product MNITDKSRRDFLSGGGKMAAACAILGATGSMAYAAKPASAACEPANAMSAIKEKHYYLDNVLLEAGFARDGETVVATKTELKTLEIKDGKIAALLANRQHPDATLAHYDAGSKLLLPAMRDMHIHLDKTFYGGPWRVHNRPQGTTIMDMIALEQKLLPELQPYTRERAGKLIDLIQSKGSTIARSHCNVEPVSGLKNLEDLQAVLEQRNSGFSCEIVAFPQHGLLHSSSVALMRDAMQAGAHYVGGLDPTNVDGAMEKSLDAMFQIALDYNKGMDIHLHETSPAGIAAVKYMVETVEKTPQLKGKLTISHGFALAMMNEQEVEAIGTRMAAQQITLASTVPIGTMHMPLKQLQEKGVFVMTGTDSVIDHWSPYGLGDMLEKANLYAQLYVRPSELSLSRSLAIATGNILPLNDSGERVWPKAEDDASFVLVDASCSAEAVARISPRTATFHKGEMVWGSVGV is encoded by the coding sequence ATGAACATAACAGACAAAAGCCGCCGTGACTTTTTAAGCGGCGGCGGCAAGATGGCGGCGGCCTGCGCGATTCTGGGCGCAACGGGGTCGATGGCATATGCTGCTAAACCTGCATCAGCAGCCTGTGAGCCAGCCAACGCCATGAGCGCCATCAAAGAGAAGCATTACTATCTGGACAACGTACTGCTGGAGGCGGGCTTTGCGCGCGACGGGGAAACCGTGGTGGCAACCAAAACCGAGCTGAAAACGCTGGAAATTAAAGACGGCAAAATTGCGGCGCTGCTCGCAAACAGGCAGCACCCGGACGCCACGCTTGCCCATTACGATGCCGGAAGCAAGCTGCTGCTGCCCGCTATGCGCGATATGCATATCCATCTGGATAAAACCTTCTACGGCGGCCCGTGGCGCGTCCACAACCGCCCGCAGGGTACGACCATCATGGACATGATTGCCCTGGAGCAAAAGCTGCTGCCGGAGCTGCAGCCCTATACCCGGGAGCGCGCCGGGAAGCTCATCGACCTGATTCAGTCGAAAGGCTCGACCATCGCCCGCAGCCACTGCAACGTGGAGCCAGTGTCAGGGCTTAAGAATCTGGAAGACCTACAGGCGGTGCTGGAGCAGCGTAACTCCGGCTTCAGCTGTGAAATCGTCGCCTTCCCGCAGCACGGTCTGCTGCACTCCAGCTCCGTGGCGCTGATGCGCGACGCGATGCAGGCCGGAGCGCACTACGTGGGCGGCCTTGATCCGACGAACGTTGACGGCGCGATGGAAAAATCCCTCGACGCCATGTTCCAGATAGCGCTGGATTACAATAAAGGCATGGACATCCACCTGCATGAAACCAGCCCGGCGGGCATCGCAGCGGTGAAGTATATGGTTGAAACGGTAGAGAAAACCCCGCAGCTTAAGGGCAAGCTGACCATCAGCCACGGTTTTGCGCTGGCGATGATGAACGAGCAGGAAGTTGAAGCCATCGGCACGCGCATGGCGGCCCAGCAGATAACCCTCGCCTCAACCGTTCCTATCGGCACGATGCATATGCCCTTAAAGCAGCTTCAGGAGAAAGGCGTGTTTGTGATGACGGGCACCGACAGCGTGATCGACCACTGGTCGCCGTACGGTCTGGGGGACATGCTGGAGAAGGCGAACCTCTACGCCCAGCTCTACGTCCGCCCGAGCGAGCTGTCGTTGTCGCGATCGCTGGCGATTGCCACCGGTAACATCCTGCCGCTTAACGACAGCGGCGAGCGGGTGTGGCCGAAGGCTGAGGACGACGCAAGCTTCGTGCTGGTGGACGCATCCTGCTCCGCAGAAGCCGTCGCGCGCATTTCACCGCGTACCGCCACTTTCCATAAGGGTGAGATGGTCTGGGGAAGCGTGGGCGTTTAA